Proteins encoded within one genomic window of Brachybacterium avium:
- a CDS encoding carbohydrate ABC transporter permease, producing the protein MTLSTRPGTAAPASRPDPPAPRRRPRRTWFPYLILLPAVVLEVLIHIIPMVTGFWMSFVELTKFFIRRWTEAPFAGLENYRIAVDLNTPVGQELLSSFLVTLGFTILVVGLSWGLGMAAAVALQRPFRGRGVFRTLFLIPYALPLYAAVITWNFLLQRDTGVINHILVEQLGLFEDAPFWLIGDNAFISVVVVAVWRMWPFAFLMFMAGLQSIPGELYEASAMDGATPLRQWRAVTLPMLAPVNQTMLLVMFLWVFNDFNTPYILFGTAQPPAGDLISFHIYNASFLSWDFGVGSAMSVLLLLFLLVVSLLYLYFTQWRKESSHA; encoded by the coding sequence ATGACCCTCTCCACCCGTCCCGGGACCGCGGCGCCCGCCTCGCGCCCGGACCCCCCGGCACCGCGCCGCCGCCCGCGCCGCACCTGGTTCCCGTACCTGATCCTGCTGCCCGCCGTGGTGCTGGAGGTGCTGATCCACATCATCCCGATGGTGACCGGTTTCTGGATGAGCTTCGTCGAGCTCACCAAGTTCTTCATCCGTCGCTGGACGGAGGCCCCCTTCGCGGGGCTGGAGAACTACCGGATCGCCGTCGACCTGAACACCCCCGTCGGTCAGGAGCTGCTCAGCTCCTTCCTGGTCACCCTCGGCTTCACCATCCTGGTGGTGGGTCTGAGCTGGGGGCTGGGCATGGCGGCGGCCGTCGCCCTGCAGCGTCCCTTCCGCGGGCGCGGCGTGTTCCGCACCCTGTTCCTGATCCCCTACGCCCTGCCGCTGTACGCCGCCGTGATCACCTGGAACTTCCTGCTCCAGCGCGACACCGGAGTCATCAACCACATCCTGGTCGAACAGCTGGGACTGTTCGAGGATGCGCCGTTCTGGCTGATCGGCGACAACGCCTTCATCTCCGTGGTGGTGGTCGCCGTCTGGCGCATGTGGCCCTTCGCGTTCCTGATGTTCATGGCCGGGCTGCAGTCCATCCCCGGCGAGCTCTACGAGGCCAGCGCCATGGACGGCGCCACCCCGCTGCGGCAGTGGCGCGCCGTCACCCTGCCGATGCTCGCCCCGGTCAACCAGACGATGCTGCTGGTGATGTTCCTGTGGGTGTTCAACGACTTCAACACCCCGTACATCCTGTTCGGCACCGCCCAGCCCCCGGCCGGTGACCTCATCAGCTTCCACATCTACAACGCCTCGTTCCTGTCCTGGGACTTCGGCGTGGGCAGCGCGATGAGCGTCCTGCTGCTGCTGTTCCTGCTGGTGGTGTCCCTGCTCTACCTGTACTTCACCCAGTGGAGGAAGGAGTCCTCCCATGCGTGA
- a CDS encoding carbohydrate ABC transporter permease has translation MTSPAIPGLEKSASDQDPVKRSRSLNWRHIGLATALILPNMILLGLFTYRPLIDNFRISFFNWNISSPNMTFIGFDNYVEWFTDDTSWQIARNTAIFTVVAVLGSMAIGLALAMLLDQHLRGRGLVRTIVFAPYVIAGAAIGVAFQFVFDPGYGLVQGVLAFFGVDSPHFYQHSGWALFMITTTYVWKNLGYTFVIYLAALQGRRKDLDEAAEIDGTSAWRKFWRVILPQLKGTTFFLSVTVLLNSFTVFDIIQVMTQGGPFGTGTSTLIYQVYQETFVNNRAGYGAAVATIMFLVILIITLIQVKLQDTQD, from the coding sequence GTGACGTCCCCCGCGATTCCCGGCCTCGAGAAGTCGGCCTCTGACCAGGACCCGGTCAAGCGATCCCGCTCGCTCAACTGGCGGCATATCGGCCTGGCCACGGCCCTGATCCTGCCGAACATGATCCTGCTGGGCCTGTTCACCTACCGCCCGCTGATCGACAACTTCCGCATCTCGTTCTTCAACTGGAACATCTCCTCCCCGAACATGACGTTCATCGGCTTCGACAACTACGTCGAGTGGTTCACCGATGACACCAGCTGGCAGATCGCCCGCAATACCGCGATCTTCACCGTCGTGGCCGTGCTCGGTTCGATGGCGATCGGGCTGGCGCTGGCGATGCTGCTGGATCAGCACCTGCGGGGTCGTGGCCTGGTGCGGACCATCGTGTTCGCGCCCTACGTCATCGCCGGTGCGGCGATCGGCGTCGCCTTCCAGTTCGTCTTCGATCCCGGCTACGGCCTGGTCCAGGGCGTGCTCGCCTTCTTCGGGGTGGACTCCCCGCACTTCTACCAGCACTCCGGCTGGGCGCTGTTCATGATCACCACCACGTACGTGTGGAAGAACCTCGGCTACACCTTCGTGATCTACCTGGCGGCGCTGCAGGGGCGACGCAAGGACCTCGATGAGGCGGCCGAGATCGACGGCACCTCCGCCTGGCGGAAGTTCTGGCGGGTCATCCTCCCGCAGCTCAAGGGCACCACGTTCTTCCTGTCCGTCACGGTGCTGCTGAACTCATTCACGGTCTTCGACATCATCCAGGTGATGACCCAGGGCGGCCCCTTCGGCACCGGCACCTCGACGCTGATCTACCAGGTCTACCAGGAGACCTTCGTGAACAACCGGGCCGGCTACGGCGCAGCGGTCGCGACGATCATGTTCCTCGTCATCCTGATCATCACGCTGATCCAGGTGAAGCTCCAGGACACACAGGACTAG
- a CDS encoding ABC transporter ATP-binding protein, whose product MATVEYQQASRIYDPSRPPAVNRVSLTVADGEFLVLVGPSGSGKSTAMRMLAGLEPIDEGSVLIDDVDVSEMRARDRDVAMVFQSYALYPNMTARQNMAFALQNLKLPKAEIAQQVDRAAAMLELEPLMDKKPSQMSGGQRQRVAMGRSIVRNPKVFCMDEPLSNLDAKLRVSTRAQIGSLQRELGVTTVYVTHDQTEAMTMGDRVAVLKDGILQQVDEPTHLYEHPGNTFVAGFIGSPAMTLIDGATVTSDGLALLGPGHGMDLGLPREHVAKTTDQVIVGVRPESWEIVGGSDGAPDGQDSLPLTVRLVEKLGGEAFLHCHTRETESMTATVRGHQLVLRLDHGFKDIAPDSTIHVRPKPGSCVFFHPENEINLEYL is encoded by the coding sequence ATGGCCACCGTCGAGTACCAGCAGGCCTCCCGCATCTACGATCCCTCCCGCCCGCCCGCGGTCAACCGGGTCTCCCTCACCGTCGCCGACGGCGAGTTCCTGGTCCTGGTGGGGCCCTCCGGCAGCGGGAAATCCACGGCGATGCGGATGCTGGCCGGTCTCGAGCCGATCGACGAGGGCTCCGTCCTCATCGACGATGTCGATGTCAGCGAGATGCGCGCCCGGGACCGCGACGTGGCCATGGTGTTCCAGTCCTACGCCCTCTACCCGAACATGACCGCGCGGCAGAACATGGCCTTCGCCCTGCAGAACCTCAAGCTGCCGAAGGCGGAGATCGCCCAGCAGGTCGACCGGGCCGCCGCGATGCTCGAGCTCGAGCCGCTGATGGACAAGAAGCCCTCGCAGATGTCCGGCGGGCAGCGCCAGCGGGTGGCCATGGGCCGCTCGATCGTGCGCAACCCCAAGGTGTTCTGCATGGACGAGCCGCTGTCGAACCTGGATGCGAAGCTGCGCGTCTCCACCCGCGCGCAGATCGGCTCTCTCCAGCGTGAGCTGGGCGTGACCACGGTGTACGTGACCCACGACCAGACCGAGGCGATGACCATGGGTGACCGGGTCGCGGTGCTCAAGGACGGCATCCTGCAGCAGGTCGACGAACCGACCCACCTGTACGAGCACCCCGGCAACACCTTCGTCGCCGGGTTCATCGGCTCCCCCGCGATGACCCTGATCGACGGCGCCACCGTCACCTCCGACGGCCTGGCGCTGCTGGGCCCGGGGCACGGCATGGATCTCGGACTGCCCCGGGAGCACGTCGCGAAGACCACCGACCAGGTGATCGTCGGCGTGCGCCCCGAGAGCTGGGAGATCGTCGGCGGCTCCGACGGTGCGCCCGACGGGCAGGACAGCCTGCCGCTGACCGTGCGGCTGGTCGAGAAGCTGGGCGGGGAGGCGTTCCTGCACTGCCACACGCGGGAGACCGAGTCGATGACCGCCACCGTGCGCGGCCATCAGCTGGTGCTGCGCCTGGACCACGGCTTCAAGGACATCGCCCCGGACTCCACGATCCACGTGCGGCCCAAGCCCGGCTCTTGCGTGTTCTTCCACCCCGAGAACGAGATCAACCTCGAGTACCTCTGA
- a CDS encoding carbohydrate ABC transporter permease: protein MTMTDDTKPVLPPVPGTSPEGAPELTAAQRRRAGSRHQAFEGGTGGKLLGYVGMAAAVLLFFVPLYFIAMTSLKTHGDIYSDPISWFPNPFAPENYSYVLSELRFDRYLRNSIIITSILTVIEVSLGVMCAYGFSFLRFPGRNLLFLLVIASLMVPNQVTVISNYALVASWGWRNTFQGIIVPLAAVAFGTFLMRNHFLSLPKEVMEAAELDGTGFFRTLFRVVLPMSWPTLIAFTLITVVNEWNQYLWPFLMSDTDKVAPLPIGLTQLQDNEGLTNWGPVMAGTVLTAVPMLIVFLILQKQMIKGLTAGAVKG from the coding sequence ATGACCATGACCGATGACACCAAGCCCGTCCTCCCGCCCGTGCCCGGGACGAGCCCCGAGGGCGCGCCCGAGCTCACCGCCGCGCAGAGGAGACGAGCCGGCTCCCGGCACCAGGCCTTCGAGGGCGGGACGGGCGGGAAGCTGCTCGGCTATGTCGGGATGGCGGCCGCCGTGCTGCTGTTCTTCGTGCCGCTGTACTTCATCGCGATGACATCGCTGAAGACCCACGGCGACATCTACTCCGACCCCATCAGCTGGTTCCCGAACCCGTTCGCGCCGGAGAACTACTCCTACGTGCTCTCCGAGCTGCGGTTCGACCGCTACCTGCGCAACTCGATCATCATCACCTCGATCCTCACCGTGATCGAGGTGAGCCTGGGAGTGATGTGCGCCTATGGCTTCTCGTTCCTGCGCTTCCCGGGCCGGAACCTGCTGTTCCTGCTGGTGATCGCCTCGCTGATGGTGCCCAACCAGGTCACCGTGATCTCCAACTACGCGCTGGTGGCGAGCTGGGGCTGGCGCAACACCTTTCAGGGCATCATCGTGCCGCTGGCGGCCGTCGCCTTCGGCACCTTCCTGATGCGCAACCACTTCCTGTCGTTGCCGAAGGAGGTCATGGAGGCCGCCGAGCTCGACGGCACGGGCTTCTTCCGGACCCTGTTCCGGGTGGTGCTGCCGATGTCCTGGCCCACCCTGATCGCCTTCACGCTGATCACCGTGGTCAACGAGTGGAACCAGTACCTGTGGCCGTTCCTGATGTCGGACACCGACAAGGTCGCGCCCCTGCCCATCGGCCTGACCCAGCTGCAGGACAACGAGGGGCTGACCAACTGGGGCCCGGTGATGGCCGGCACCGTCCTGACCGCCGTCCCCATGCTCATCGTGTTCCTGATCCTGCAGAAGCAGATGATCAAGGGCCTCACCGCCGGGGCTGTCAAGGGCTGA
- a CDS encoding LacI family DNA-binding transcriptional regulator, translating into MPRKSSRPTVATIARDLGISPATVSYALNDKPGVSAAMRARVLEHASAIGWTPHSGAQALRRGRSGNIGLVLVRDPEELSREPFYSAVTAGIEAATSAHGFELLIRFVRGGADDEVDVFRAWSHQRRVDGVVLLDLAKDDHRPPVLEALSLDFAVLGHYSGPEDFVKVTTAEPADAATVIDHLLERGYDGCLQLTGPFEYAHEGRRRELLARLCAERGIPHLHVPGTYTVDSGYRAFQAADTSLSARPAVVTSSDLIAVGALRAAAAQGVAIPRDLGLVSWDDSLIAEVTSPSITALSRRPFDMGRAAGDLLAQKIDGRIPGGSTIENSPAALIPRGSTARP; encoded by the coding sequence ATGCCGCGGAAGTCCTCCCGCCCGACCGTCGCCACCATCGCGCGCGACCTCGGCATCTCCCCCGCGACCGTGAGCTACGCCCTGAACGACAAGCCCGGGGTGAGCGCGGCGATGCGCGCACGGGTGCTCGAGCATGCCTCCGCCATCGGCTGGACCCCGCACTCCGGGGCGCAGGCCCTGCGCCGCGGCCGCAGCGGGAACATCGGGCTGGTGCTGGTACGAGATCCGGAGGAGCTCTCCCGCGAGCCCTTCTACTCGGCCGTCACCGCGGGCATCGAGGCGGCGACCAGCGCCCATGGCTTCGAGCTGCTGATCCGTTTCGTGCGCGGCGGTGCCGACGACGAGGTCGACGTCTTCCGTGCCTGGTCGCATCAGCGTCGCGTCGACGGAGTGGTACTGCTGGACCTGGCCAAGGACGACCACCGCCCACCGGTGCTGGAGGCCCTGTCCCTGGACTTCGCGGTGCTCGGCCACTACTCGGGCCCCGAGGACTTCGTCAAGGTGACGACCGCGGAGCCCGCTGACGCCGCCACCGTGATCGACCACCTCCTCGAGCGTGGCTACGACGGATGTCTCCAGCTCACCGGCCCCTTCGAGTACGCGCACGAGGGGCGGCGCCGTGAGCTGCTCGCGAGGCTGTGCGCGGAGCGCGGCATCCCGCACCTGCATGTCCCCGGCACCTACACGGTCGACTCCGGCTACCGCGCCTTCCAGGCGGCGGACACGTCGCTCAGCGCCCGCCCCGCCGTGGTCACCTCGAGCGACCTGATCGCCGTCGGGGCCCTGCGCGCGGCCGCCGCACAGGGCGTCGCCATCCCGCGCGACCTCGGCCTGGTGAGCTGGGACGACTCGCTGATCGCTGAGGTGACCTCTCCGAGCATCACCGCCCTCAGCCGTCGCCCCTTCGACATGGGCCGCGCCGCCGGCGACCTGCTGGCGCAGAAGATCGACGGCCGGATCCCCGGCGGCAGCACCATCGAGAACTCCCCCGCGGCACTGATCCCGCGCGGCTCGACCGCCCGCCCCTGA
- a CDS encoding ABC transporter substrate-binding protein, protein MAFSRRSLLGMAGAGSAAVALGACAGGSTSAGGGAGEEGDGTLQFWSNHPGESKDLEQSLIDLWNEENPDTPAKLIDGGANYEELGQKFNAALAGGGLPDLIVASDVTWFNFAFTGATTAMDDLWEEAGVDSEDIVDTLREDYAFDGKHYGMPYSRSTTLMYFNTEVLKKAGLPTDRGPETWDEFAEWAPKIMEAGGGDPALVVPDGSNYLDWYFQGMIWTFGGAYSDEWNPTFTDQGSIDAATFLQEQVAAGHIQIEQDANNTFAIGNASGLLQSTGSLGGLNDSADFDFHTTYLPGPTPGACTGGAGIAIPDGISDERKVTAMKFADFLTNTENTITFSQATGYMPVRKSAMEDPEEAKYLEENPNAMTAIRQLNENTAPQDYARVFVSGGGQRIGAGLDRIAIAQEDVATVMQDLQDETQKVVDRDITPNL, encoded by the coding sequence ATGGCATTCTCGCGACGCTCACTTCTCGGTATGGCCGGTGCCGGCTCGGCAGCGGTAGCACTCGGCGCCTGCGCCGGCGGTTCCACCTCCGCCGGCGGTGGAGCTGGTGAAGAGGGTGACGGCACCCTCCAGTTCTGGTCCAACCACCCCGGCGAATCGAAGGATCTCGAGCAGTCCCTCATCGACCTCTGGAACGAGGAGAATCCCGACACCCCGGCGAAGCTCATCGACGGCGGTGCCAACTACGAGGAGCTGGGGCAGAAGTTCAACGCGGCACTGGCCGGCGGCGGCCTGCCGGACCTGATCGTGGCCTCGGACGTCACCTGGTTCAACTTCGCCTTCACCGGCGCGACCACGGCGATGGATGACCTGTGGGAGGAGGCCGGTGTCGATTCCGAGGACATCGTGGATACCCTGCGCGAGGACTACGCCTTCGACGGCAAGCACTACGGCATGCCGTACTCCCGCTCCACGACCCTGATGTACTTCAACACAGAGGTTCTCAAGAAGGCCGGGCTGCCCACCGACCGCGGCCCGGAGACCTGGGACGAGTTCGCCGAGTGGGCTCCGAAGATCATGGAGGCGGGCGGCGGCGACCCGGCCCTCGTCGTCCCCGACGGCTCCAACTACCTCGACTGGTACTTCCAGGGCATGATCTGGACCTTCGGCGGCGCCTACTCGGACGAATGGAACCCGACGTTCACCGACCAGGGGTCGATCGATGCGGCGACCTTCCTGCAGGAGCAGGTCGCGGCCGGTCACATCCAGATCGAGCAGGATGCCAACAACACCTTCGCCATCGGCAATGCCTCGGGCCTGCTGCAGTCCACCGGCTCGCTCGGCGGGCTCAACGACTCGGCGGACTTCGACTTCCACACCACCTACCTGCCCGGGCCCACGCCCGGCGCTTGCACCGGTGGAGCCGGGATCGCGATCCCCGACGGGATCAGCGACGAGCGCAAGGTGACGGCCATGAAGTTCGCCGACTTCCTGACGAACACCGAGAACACCATCACCTTCAGCCAGGCCACCGGCTATATGCCGGTGCGGAAGTCCGCGATGGAGGATCCCGAGGAGGCGAAGTACCTCGAGGAGAACCCCAACGCGATGACCGCGATCCGCCAGCTGAACGAGAACACGGCGCCGCAGGATTACGCCCGCGTGTTCGTCTCCGGCGGCGGCCAGCGCATCGGCGCGGGCCTGGACCGGATCGCGATCGCGCAGGAGGACGTCGCCACGGTGATGCAGGACCTGCAGGACGAGACGCAGAAGGTCGTCGACCGGGACATCACCCCCAACCTGTGA
- a CDS encoding ABC transporter substrate-binding protein produces the protein MRRRTLLSAAPLAAVTAAGLAACGSGSGGGGSNDSPDSLTYWASNQGTSLENDKEVLTPVLEKFTEETGIEVSLEVIGWSDLQTRIQTAITSGQGPDVLNIGNTWGVSLQATGGLLELGDAEFEALGGRDRYVPAALATGGAVDTDPTSIPLYGLAYGMYYNVQMFEDAGIEPPTTWEEMVEAAKALTDPDKDVYGMSLAAGSYTENNHFAFINATQNGASLNSPDGKPTFTEDGVVDGILRYLDLMQEHKVVNPSNAQFDNGTKSVTAFANKQAAMIINQNNANATIESQGMTPEEFKAVPFPAPADAVDDCASHLAGINLAAMADTDNRDGALAFMKFMTSPETQAELGKPFASLPVLVDGEPTFTDDTEQAEMFMEIYAERSAPLPLVPWEDQFETTVGQAMNSMFAKIATGGTVTREDVVTAMQTAQDSIRA, from the coding sequence ATGCGACGACGCACACTTCTGTCCGCTGCCCCTCTCGCCGCCGTGACCGCGGCCGGCCTCGCCGCCTGCGGCTCCGGCTCCGGCGGTGGCGGGTCCAACGACTCGCCCGATTCCCTCACCTACTGGGCCTCGAACCAGGGCACCAGCCTCGAGAACGACAAGGAGGTGCTCACCCCGGTCCTGGAGAAGTTCACCGAGGAGACCGGCATCGAGGTGTCGCTCGAGGTCATCGGCTGGTCCGATCTCCAGACCCGTATCCAGACCGCGATCACCTCCGGGCAGGGCCCGGACGTGCTCAACATCGGCAACACCTGGGGCGTGAGCCTGCAGGCCACCGGCGGGCTGCTCGAGCTGGGCGATGCCGAGTTCGAGGCGCTCGGCGGGCGCGACCGCTACGTCCCGGCCGCTCTGGCCACCGGCGGTGCGGTCGACACCGACCCCACCTCGATCCCGCTGTACGGCCTGGCCTATGGCATGTACTACAACGTGCAGATGTTCGAGGACGCCGGCATCGAGCCGCCCACCACCTGGGAGGAGATGGTCGAGGCCGCCAAGGCCCTGACGGATCCCGACAAGGATGTCTACGGGATGTCGCTGGCGGCGGGCTCCTACACCGAGAACAACCACTTCGCCTTCATCAACGCCACCCAGAACGGCGCCTCCCTCAACAGTCCCGACGGGAAGCCCACCTTCACCGAGGACGGCGTGGTCGACGGCATCCTGCGCTACCTGGACCTGATGCAGGAGCACAAGGTGGTCAACCCCTCCAACGCGCAGTTCGACAACGGCACCAAGTCCGTCACCGCCTTCGCCAACAAGCAGGCGGCGATGATCATCAACCAGAACAACGCCAACGCCACCATCGAGTCCCAGGGCATGACGCCCGAGGAGTTCAAGGCGGTCCCCTTCCCGGCACCCGCCGATGCGGTGGACGACTGCGCCTCGCACCTGGCCGGGATCAACCTCGCCGCCATGGCGGACACCGACAACCGCGACGGTGCCCTCGCGTTCATGAAGTTCATGACCTCGCCGGAGACCCAGGCCGAGCTCGGCAAGCCCTTCGCCTCCCTGCCGGTGCTGGTGGACGGCGAGCCCACCTTCACCGATGACACCGAGCAGGCGGAGATGTTCATGGAGATCTACGCCGAGCGCTCCGCCCCGCTGCCGCTGGTGCCGTGGGAGGACCAGTTCGAGACCACCGTCGGCCAGGCGATGAACAGCATGTTCGCCAAGATCGCCACCGGCGGCACCGTCACCCGCGAGGACGTCGTCACCGCCATGCAGACGGCCCAGGACTCGATCCGCGCCTGA
- a CDS encoding carbohydrate ABC transporter permease — MRETLGEKIFRTVVLVGLGLFVLLPLYVMITTSLKPLGDVQAGFSWLPSRVTFGPFIEMWSTVPLARYFMNSLVVTSVATLCSVVVAIFAAYAVSRWRFRGRTPFMTTVLSTQMFPGVLFLLPLYLIFVNIDTTFGIPLVGTRIGLIITYLTFSLPFSIWMLAGYFDGIPRELDQAGKVDGAGNLTILLRIILPAARPGIVAVAIYAFMTAWGEVLFASVLTTEDTRTLAVGLRQYATQTNVYWNQVLAASIAVSIPVVVGFLMMQKNFVAGLTAGAVK; from the coding sequence ATGCGTGAGACCCTCGGCGAGAAGATCTTCCGCACCGTCGTGCTCGTCGGCCTCGGCCTGTTCGTGCTGCTGCCGCTGTACGTCATGATCACCACGAGCCTCAAACCGCTCGGGGACGTCCAGGCCGGGTTCTCCTGGCTGCCCAGTCGCGTCACCTTCGGGCCGTTCATCGAGATGTGGTCCACGGTGCCGCTGGCGCGCTACTTCATGAACTCGCTCGTGGTCACCTCGGTGGCGACGCTGTGCAGCGTGGTGGTGGCGATCTTCGCCGCCTATGCCGTCTCCCGCTGGCGGTTCCGCGGTCGCACCCCGTTCATGACCACCGTGCTGTCCACCCAGATGTTCCCCGGCGTGCTGTTCCTGCTGCCGCTGTACCTGATCTTCGTCAACATCGACACCACCTTCGGGATCCCGCTGGTGGGCACCCGCATCGGCCTGATCATCACCTACCTGACCTTCTCCCTGCCGTTCTCCATCTGGATGCTCGCCGGCTATTTCGACGGCATCCCCCGGGAGCTGGACCAGGCGGGCAAGGTCGACGGCGCCGGAAACCTCACCATCCTGCTGCGCATCATCCTGCCCGCCGCCCGCCCCGGCATCGTGGCGGTCGCGATCTACGCATTCATGACAGCCTGGGGCGAGGTGCTGTTCGCCTCCGTGCTCACCACGGAGGACACCCGCACCCTGGCCGTGGGCCTGCGCCAGTACGCCACCCAGACCAACGTCTACTGGAACCAGGTCCTCGCCGCCTCGATCGCGGTGTCGATCCCGGTGGTGGTCGGCTTCTTGATGATGCAGAAGAACTTCGTCGCCG